One genomic window of Micromonospora sp. WMMD1128 includes the following:
- a CDS encoding ester cyclase produces MTDVEAAARRFIADVWNAGREESAYELVAPECPGLGGAGPEATLAWHRDRRASFPDLRYKIVEVVAGGGRVAVHWRAAGTQAGQFGPVPPTGRVVSYSGASFLRFDDAGRIVDVWSVNELFQVLQQLGVEMLPPLTGPGA; encoded by the coding sequence GTGACCGATGTGGAGGCGGCGGCCCGACGCTTCATCGCCGACGTGTGGAACGCCGGCCGCGAGGAGAGCGCGTACGAGCTGGTGGCACCGGAGTGCCCGGGGCTGGGTGGCGCCGGGCCGGAGGCGACGCTTGCGTGGCACCGGGACCGGCGGGCGTCGTTCCCCGACCTGCGCTACAAGATCGTCGAGGTGGTGGCCGGCGGTGGGCGGGTCGCGGTGCACTGGCGGGCGGCCGGCACCCAGGCCGGGCAGTTCGGCCCGGTGCCACCGACCGGCCGGGTGGTCAGCTATTCCGGGGCGTCGTTCCTGCGCTTCGACGACGCGGGGCGGATCGTCGACGTGTGGAGCGTCAACGAGCTGTTCCAGGTGCTCCAGCAGCTCGGTGTGGAGATGCTGCCCCCGCTCACCGGCCCCGGGGCGTGA
- a CDS encoding Uma2 family endonuclease: protein MTAAPESFRSPEGGWTTDDLDGLPDEGRRRFELLDGNLIMSPSPTRLHQSIALMLGAALNETCPPDLDVTQGVEVRMSRRRSFIPDLLVTELDASLRNPAKYQPNEVLLVVEIVSEGSRSIDRVLKPTVYAEADIPYFWRIETEAGIEVHAYKLDPVKQVYVEQARMTDGILLPEPWEIDIPLARITPRGR, encoded by the coding sequence ATGACCGCCGCACCGGAGAGTTTCCGCTCGCCCGAGGGCGGGTGGACGACCGACGACCTCGACGGGTTGCCCGACGAAGGCCGTCGCCGCTTCGAACTCCTGGACGGAAACCTGATCATGTCGCCCTCCCCCACGCGACTGCACCAGTCCATCGCCCTCATGCTTGGCGCTGCGCTGAACGAGACCTGTCCCCCCGACCTCGACGTAACCCAAGGCGTCGAAGTGCGCATGTCCCGTCGACGGTCCTTCATTCCAGACCTGCTGGTCACCGAACTCGACGCGTCCCTCCGCAACCCGGCCAAGTATCAGCCGAACGAGGTGCTGCTGGTGGTGGAGATCGTCTCCGAGGGGTCGCGAAGCATCGATCGTGTGCTCAAGCCCACCGTGTATGCCGAGGCAGACATTCCTTACTTCTGGCGGATCGAGACCGAAGCCGGCATCGAGGTCCACGCCTACAAGCTGGATCCGGTCAAGCAGGTCTACGTCGAGCAGGCCCGGATGACCGACGGCATCCTGCTGCCCGAGCCGTGGGAGATCGACATTCCGCTGGCTCGGATCACGCCCCGGGGCCGGTGA
- a CDS encoding NADH-quinone oxidoreductase subunit I gives MSEHGGVPGGGLVKGLAVTLKTMTRRSTTQQYPDVAPELPPRSRGVIALLEENCTVCMLCARECPDWCIYIDSHKEEVAVPGAARPRQRNVLDKFDIDFSLCMYCGICIEVCPFDALYWSPEFEYAEYDIKNLLHDKDHLGEWMGTVPPPPAHDPLGDPSKEETTAARKAAAPATPAARPTPTRVRPDAAPGPDGGAA, from the coding sequence ATGAGCGAGCACGGTGGAGTGCCCGGCGGCGGGCTGGTGAAGGGCCTGGCGGTCACGTTGAAGACGATGACCCGCCGCTCGACCACCCAGCAGTACCCGGACGTGGCCCCCGAGCTGCCGCCGCGCTCCCGTGGCGTGATCGCGCTGCTGGAGGAGAACTGCACGGTCTGCATGCTGTGCGCCCGCGAGTGCCCGGACTGGTGCATCTACATCGACTCGCACAAGGAGGAGGTGGCGGTGCCCGGCGCCGCCCGCCCCCGCCAGCGCAACGTGCTCGACAAGTTCGACATCGACTTCTCGCTCTGCATGTACTGCGGCATCTGCATCGAGGTCTGCCCGTTCGACGCGCTCTACTGGTCGCCCGAGTTCGAGTACGCCGAGTACGACATCAAGAACCTGCTGCACGACAAGGACCACCTGGGCGAGTGGATGGGCACCGTACCGCCGCCGCCGGCGCACGACCCGCTCGGCGACCCGTCGAAGGAGGAGACCACCGCCGCCCGCAAGGCCGCCGCGCCGGCCACGCCCGCCGCCCGGCCCACCCCGACCCGGGTACGCCCCGACGCCGCCCCCGGGCCGGACGGAGGCGCGGCCTGA
- a CDS encoding NADH-quinone oxidoreductase subunit J, translated as MSGADVLLLALGAVAVGAGALVVATRHLVRAGLWLVVCLGALAGDYLVLTAELVAWVQVLIYVGAVVVLLLFAVMLTRAPIGPSDDLDRPGWPAALVGAGSGLGLAVLLVDAFRWSRVDLPAAGTAERLGEQVFRSWVLPFEVLSVLLLAALVGAIVLSRPDIGRPTRPADAAAPSAAGPGPAGPPGAHGPAGEGPARPAPATVAADEGGRR; from the coding sequence ATGTCCGGTGCGGACGTGCTGCTGCTCGCGCTGGGCGCGGTGGCGGTGGGCGCGGGCGCGCTCGTGGTGGCCACCCGCCACCTGGTCCGGGCGGGCCTGTGGCTCGTGGTGTGCCTGGGCGCGCTGGCCGGCGACTATCTGGTGCTCACCGCCGAGCTGGTGGCCTGGGTGCAGGTGCTGATCTACGTGGGCGCGGTGGTGGTGCTGCTGCTGTTCGCGGTGATGCTGACCCGTGCCCCGATCGGCCCCTCGGACGATCTCGACCGGCCCGGCTGGCCGGCCGCGCTCGTCGGCGCCGGCAGCGGGCTCGGCCTGGCGGTGTTGCTCGTCGACGCGTTCCGCTGGTCGCGGGTGGACCTGCCGGCGGCGGGCACCGCCGAGCGCCTCGGCGAGCAGGTGTTCCGCTCGTGGGTGCTGCCGTTCGAGGTGCTGTCGGTGCTGCTGCTCGCCGCGCTTGTCGGCGCGATCGTGCTGTCCCGCCCGGACATCGGCCGCCCGACCCGGCCCGCCGACGCCGCCGCGCCGTCAGCCGCAGGACCCGGCCCGGCCGGCCCGCCCGGCGCGCATGGCCCGGCCGGGGAAGGCCCGGCCCGGCCCGCACCGGCCACCGTGGCCGCCGACGAGGGCGGGCGCCGGTGA